A single window of Salvia splendens isolate huo1 chromosome 8, SspV2, whole genome shotgun sequence DNA harbors:
- the LOC121746220 gene encoding AP-3 complex subunit sigma-like isoform X1 has product MIRGVIVMNDQGKPRLIKFYEFQPPEKQQELVRSIYRILCSRAENVSNFVNADSLFGPNVWLVYKTFATLYFVFIFDKSENELAMMDLMQVFVETLNNCFREVCELHIVFNFYKIHMILDEIILGGQVLETSSEEVVNAVDAISRLEKNVNSMIPSIPGWQR; this is encoded by the exons ATGATACGAGGAGTGATCGTAATGAACGATCAAGGCAAGCCTCGCCTCATCAAATTCTATGAATTTCAG CCGCCGGAGAAGCAGCAGGAGCTGGTTCGGAGCATTTACAGAA TTTTATGCAGTAGAGCAGAGAACGTGAGTAATTTCGTTAATGCGGATTCTCTTTTCGGGCCG AATGTGTGGCTTGTTTATAAAACTTTTGCAACACTCTACTTTGTGTTCATATTCGACAAATCTGAAAATGAGCTAGCGATGATGGATCTGATGCAAG TATTTGTGGAGACATTGAACAATTGTTTCAGAGAGGTATGCGAGCTTCACATAGTGTTCAATTTTTACAAG ATCCATATGATTTTAGATGAAATCATATTAGGTGGACAAGTGCTTGAAACAAGTTCTGAAGAGGTGGTCAATGCAGTTGATGCAATCtcaag GTTGGAAAAGAATGTCAATTCGATGATTCCATCTATTCCTGGTTGGCAGAGATGA
- the LOC121746220 gene encoding AP-3 complex subunit sigma-like isoform X2 — protein MIRGVIVMNDQGKPRLIKFYEFQPPEKQQELVRSIYRILCSRAENVSNFVNADSLFGPNVWLVYKTFATLYFVFIFDKSENELAMMDLMQVFVETLNNCFREIHMILDEIILGGQVLETSSEEVVNAVDAISRLEKNVNSMIPSIPGWQR, from the exons ATGATACGAGGAGTGATCGTAATGAACGATCAAGGCAAGCCTCGCCTCATCAAATTCTATGAATTTCAG CCGCCGGAGAAGCAGCAGGAGCTGGTTCGGAGCATTTACAGAA TTTTATGCAGTAGAGCAGAGAACGTGAGTAATTTCGTTAATGCGGATTCTCTTTTCGGGCCG AATGTGTGGCTTGTTTATAAAACTTTTGCAACACTCTACTTTGTGTTCATATTCGACAAATCTGAAAATGAGCTAGCGATGATGGATCTGATGCAAG TATTTGTGGAGACATTGAACAATTGTTTCAGAGAG ATCCATATGATTTTAGATGAAATCATATTAGGTGGACAAGTGCTTGAAACAAGTTCTGAAGAGGTGGTCAATGCAGTTGATGCAATCtcaag GTTGGAAAAGAATGTCAATTCGATGATTCCATCTATTCCTGGTTGGCAGAGATGA
- the LOC121746219 gene encoding peptidyl-prolyl cis-trans isomerase FKBP16-4, chloroplastic-like translates to MELSLLHHPLKPIFSHHPLSSSSTKRLSYTNTTSSCCLCSSPSSETSVQKLHMEGRKALLSSLLAATAGISLCEAAGAVSTSRRALRGAKVPESEFKTLPNGLKYYDLKVGDGLEAVKGSRVAVHYVAKWKGITFMTSRQGMGVGGGTPYGFDVGQSERGAVLKGLDLGVEGMRVGGQLVLHNAETTDCIVPPELAYGRKGVQEIPPNATIELDVELLAIKQNPFGSAVKIVEG, encoded by the exons ATGGAGCTCTCTCTCCTTCACCATCCACTCAAGCCCATCTTCTCCCACCACCCTctctcatcttcttcaacaaagaGACTCTCTTACACGAATACGACGTCGTCTTGTTGCCTCTGTTCATCGCCATCTTCGGAGACCTCTGTCCAGAAATTGCATATGGAGGGGCGGAAGGCGCTGCTGAGCTCTCTTCTTGCTGCAA CTGCTGGGATTTCGTTATGTGAAGCAGCTGGTGCAGTGAGCACAAGTAGAAGAGCT CTGAGAGGAGCAAAAGTTCCTGAAAGTGAATTCAAAACCCTCCCAAATGGTCTGAA GTACTATGATTTGAAGGTGGGAGACGGACTCGAAGCTGTCAAGGGATCTCGGGTTGCA GTGCATTACGTAGCCAAGTGGAAAGGCATCACGTTTATGACGAGCAGACAAGGCATGGGAGTTGGGGGTGGAACG CCGTATGGATTTGATGTTGGTCAATCCGAGAGAGGAGCGGTTCTTAAAGGATTGGACTTGGGAGTTGAAGGCATGCGTGTCGGTGGCCAG CTTGTGTTGCATAATGCAGAGACTACTGATTGTATTGTACCTCCTGAGCTAGCATACGGAAGAAAGGGTGTGCAAGAAATTCCTCCCAATGCAACCATTGAG CTCGACGTTGAGTTGCTGGCAATCAAACAGAACCCTTTCGG GTCGGCCGTTAAGATTGTTGAAGGATGA
- the LOC121745379 gene encoding BTB/POZ domain-containing protein At3g05675-like, producing the protein MNGQGPTCINILISQFLSNYLFRLTTIAKPFSLSRSMSTADDAGAAVNAPKKKQRVSSSSTCLPSTLAVIDLSDESLTERPRKPPLLRRTASHSLFHFSPSSSAADFNDQCTADVVLALRLDHQPSSSFDCDDAFSESSSIASPETQIYLHSRVLRRSKYFAALLSDRWQQKSDAASSMDEENCFKIHRITHRIPAVYDSMDDYVTVLKLLYSDDLLFAIDNLSTALDLLPIALELLFEDCVKACVRFIEAVPWSEDDEKRILSLIPLLSEEESKELLARVSPLKNDSSEEMLHGLILSAIHSNSNMAFAKAFVAKLLRDFSSRETARKVLDAAFDKSLRVVKQSLEEYSSPDFRGSHDETEVIQRLNLHTAMTNLKHVLWLVERMIELRVADTAVKAWSEQASLTADLRRAFLDDLWRAFFPGLPSVVLRCTCRLASAVVTGNILAARQVRMKLVRDWLPVLIICKERVPIMGSNSMSLYVELEDIFLRIISTLPISDSQELLQQCLSFSTRNIDDCPHLVDAFTTWFRRANRPAQADLSE; encoded by the exons ATGAACGGCCAGGGCCCCACCTGCATCAAtattctcatttctcaattcCTCTCGAATTATCTATTTCGCCTCACCACAATCGCTAAACCGTTTTCTCTCTCCCGCTCAATGTCGACGGCCGATGACGCCGGCGCGGCCGTCAATGCGCCGAAGAAGAAGCAGCGTGTAAGCAGCAGCAGCACCTGCCTCCCATCCACTCTCGCTGTCATCGATTTATCCGACGAATCCCTAACCGAAAGGCCTCGCAAACCGCCTCTCCTCCGCCGCACCGCCTCCCATTCTCTATTCCACTTCTCCCCGTCCTCCTCCGCCGCTGATTTCAACGATCAGTGCACCGCAGACGTCGTCCTCGCTCTCCGCCTCGACCATCAGCCGTCTTCTTCATTCGATTGCGACGATGCTTTCTCCGAATCGAGCTCGATTGCTTCCCCCGAGACTCAGATCTATTTGCACTCACGAGTTCTTCGCCGATCGAAATACTTCGCCGCGCTTCTCTCCGACCGCTGGCAGCAGAAGAGCGACGCGGCTTCGTCGATGGATGAAGAGAATTGCTTCAAAATCCATCGTATTACTCATCGTATTCCGGCTGTTTATGATTCTATGGATGACTACGTGACAGTGCTCAAACTCCTCTACTCTGATGATTTGTTGTTTGCGATTGATAACCTGTCGACCGCGCTTGATTTGCTCCCGATCGCGCTTGAATTGTTGTTTGAAGATTGCGTTAAGGCTTGTGTGAGATTCATCGAGGCAGTGCCGTGGTCGGAAGATGATGAAAAGAGGATCTTAAGTTTGATTCCTCTACTGAGTGAGGAAGAATCAAAAGAGCTCCTCGCCAGAGTTTCTCCCCTGAAAAATGATTCATCCGAGGAAATGCTTCACGGATTGATCCTCTCCGCAATCCACAGCAATTCGAACATGGCCTTCGCGAAGGCGTTCGTCGCAAAGCTGCTGAGGGACTTCTCGTCGAGGGAGACGGCGAGGAAAGTTCTCGATGCGGCGTTCGACAAGAGTTTGAGAGTCGTGAAGCAGTCGTTGGAGGAGTACTCGAGTCCGGACTTCAGAGGCAGCCACGACGAGACGGAGGTTATCCAGAGGCTGAATTTGCACACGGCGATGACTAATTTGAAGCACGTTCTGTGGCTGGTGGAGAGGATGATTGAGCTGAGAGTGGCGGATACAGCCGTGAAGGCGTGGAGCGAGCAGGCATCACTCACGGCGGATTTGAGGAGGGCGTTTCTCGATGATCTATGGCGTGCTTTCTTTCCGGGACTACCCTCTGTAGTGCTTCGCTGCACTTGCCGGCTTGCTAGTGCAGTCGTCACGGGGAATATCTTGGCTGCAAGACAG GTGAGGATGAAGCTAGTGAGGGATTGGCTGCCGGTGTTGATTATCTGCAAAGAGAGGGTACCGATCATGGGGTCGAACAGTATGTCGCTGTATGTGGAGCTGGAAGACATATTTTTGAGGATCATATCGACTCTCCCTATATCAGATTCACAGGAATTGTTGCAGCAGTGTCTTAGCTTCTCAACTCGGAACATTGATGACTGCCCTCACTTGGTCGATGCGTTTACTACTTGGTTTCGTCGTGCCAACCGACCCGCACAGGCAGATCTTTCCGAGTGA